The window CCCCAAACTGGATCATAGCAAGGAATGGAACCATCTTTGTCTGACTTGGGAATCCCGGAGAGGTCGATGTGAATTGTGGATCAACGGCAGAAGATCCGGGAACAAACTCTACCGAAGGAGACATACCGTGCGTGCAGGCGGCATCGCAATTCTGGGTCAAGATCAAGATGAACTCGGCAATGGCTTTGATAAATCTCAGAGCTACGTCGGAAATATTAAAGAGCTGAACATGTGGAACAAAGTGCTCTCAATAAAGTCCCTCCGAAAAGTATTTAATGGCAATGAAACCCCAAAGGGCGAGGTTTTTGATTGGAGCAACTTGTCCTACTCCACAAAGGGGAATGTAAAAGTCATTTAACAGATCAGTCCTGGCGGGGACATGATGAAGAAGGCGAGGTGATCAGTGGTGGAGATTCATTATTCTGGTGGTTTATGTAGAAGTCACACAATAAAATCATCAATAAATTCTGCGTCATCTTGTCCTCCATGGATCCAGGGACATCACCATGTACCAAGACTGCAAGAGAAGGGCTAAAAACATACTAAACATAGTCATGATACAAAATATGTGTTAACCAGCATGATTCAGGGACatgtagatcatagactaaataacagcagaatgtcaatcagctgcatcAAAAGCCATCAGGATACTGTCACATATTCACAGGTGCATGGACTCACAGGATGGATGTACGGCCTCTTCCACACCTCATCGAATCATGTACAGAACGTGTTCTATCCGTGTTCGCCATGAACGGCACAAGAACCCATTCATTTAATCTATTTGGGTCgccttcacacagtcagtatttggtcagtgatttccatcagtgattttgagcgaaACCCATTTGGTCAAAAGCACAGAAAAGTTTAAGATCTTTTTATTTTACCATATCTCGGTGTAGCCTTCACTACTGGCTTTTTGATCTtggtcactgatgaaaatcacagaTGAAATCCTGACCAGACACTGATTGTGCCTTATATACACATCAGTGATTTTCCGCTGACCATGGCTCAGTGAAAAACCCAGGAGCCCTGACCACTTTGGCCTGTGATGAGGACCAAACATGCCTAAATAAGTCTATGGGTCAGAGAAAAGCACTGACACATCATGAATGGCATTTTCTGAAAATGTATTTTGAGGCTAGCGGTGTccatggaatatggatgacacactgagaTCAAAAAGCGAACACGCTGACCATACACCGTCCCatcatggacatcttcatggaGGAACCATTGACCATCTTGTCACCGATGTCATCACGGACACAGACATATGAAATAGGCCTTGTATTACCACTGCGCCAAATAAGTGCAAGGAGACACTTCTAAGAGGTTCCCATGAAGGTGCCCGGGGGGCTTATACATTCTAAAAACACTCATGCACAGACACACGCCGACGACGTTCCCAGAGTAAACTTCTTTGAGGGAGATGGAAGTTAGAACTGACAATAAGAACTGAGGAGCTACGTGCAGAGATGGAAGATTAGGTAATAAACCCTCATGAAATTATTATGCAAAACTGCAACAATAACTTcacaagaaaagaaaaacagaaggCGGCTCACCTCCACCCCCTGCCCACACAGGTCACAGGGCATGCCCACAAAACTCCTCCACAGTCCGTAGGCAATAGCCATAGCTTACTGtaatggaccgtttcagcagacaaggggttaaagtccgtttaggcgatatgcccctttctgagagacaggcacagctactgcagaacaccaacctcccgaactagatacaaaatagcactccaaactggaacctcgcaaatagctgccgaaagacgaacaggaaaagcgtatcagtcagcttacactcctggcaatcagtctccaacagcatacatggaatccccccaataacgagacaaggctccgtgatcagggtcaagcagtgctctgactgtacttcaggtacagcctcttttattgataaaaaccaaacatagtactgcccacagggttttgaaatccaaccaatcagtaattcacaacacacacaatgtaaatacagcaaccaatcgttcccgccccctagaggaccagaagggaaactgcgacacagaacagatacaacatatccccacaatgcatcatggtttcctcctctctgcctgggagacgaccgaagacaatccaattatctctcaggacaaaggggagatcaccaatacacatgtggagacaacaggacagacatcaccatttaaacacacaatgggacaatagaaccacacccagcatattcctcccaagctgacaagt is drawn from Bufo gargarizans isolate SCDJY-AF-19 unplaced genomic scaffold, ASM1485885v1 original_scaffold_1504_pilon, whole genome shotgun sequence and contains these coding sequences:
- the LOC122923365 gene encoding pentraxin fusion protein-like; the encoded protein is MTTPSIAFKCITDHSLILTGKVEVIENENLPAVTSLEGRYFLFPEESVTDYVLLTPNQPMSLTSFTLCMKLALNVSENRETILFSYRTLFYDELNLWQESNGNVGFYMSGEGLMFPKLDHSKEWNHLCLTWESRRGRCELWINGRRSGNKLYRRRHTVRAGGIAILGQDQDELGNGFDKSQSYVGNIKELNMWNKVLSIKSLRKVFNGNETPKGEVFDWSNLSYSTKGNVKVI